In Prunus dulcis chromosome 1, ALMONDv2, whole genome shotgun sequence, the following are encoded in one genomic region:
- the LOC117619910 gene encoding uncharacterized protein LOC117619910 — protein MVKDLFLQAGLILVVVVAFLAIHNIPQKLLANLRFRFRNKPKAQAKRHFVLGAQLLAQARSAASPSSASSLSKQALDEAEKAISLDPKDAAAHILKALALDSQGYKTSALDAIDVALSPFAAKSLTEEERGDALVKRAEIRLSMNRRGQVDSVIADLTRAVELSPENVKAFCTLGECYEGKKMTEEARTAYEAALKVQPRLKVARDALDRLGSS, from the coding sequence ATGGTTAAAGACTTGTTTCTCCAAGCAGGCCTCATCCTCGTCGTCGTTGTCGCCTTCCTCGCCATCCACAACATCCCCCAGAAGCTCCTAGCCAATCTCCGCTTCCGCTTCCGCAACAAACCCAAAGCACAAGCCAAGCGCCACTTCGTTCTCGGCGCCCAGCTCCTCGCCCAAGCCCGATCCGCCGCCTCTCCCTCCTCCGCTTCCTCACTCTCCAAGCAAGCCCTCGACGAAGCCGAAAAGGCCATCTCCCTCGACCCCAAGGACGCCGCCGCCCACATCCTCAAAGCCCTAGCCCTCGACTCTCAGGGCTACAAGACCTCCGCCCTCGACGCCATCGACGTCGCTCTCTCCCCTTTCGCCGCCAAGAGCCTCACCGAGGAGGAGCGCGGCGATGCGCTCGTCAAGAGGGCGGAGATCAGGCTGTCGATGAACCGACGAGGCCAGGTTGACTCGGTGATCGCCGATTTGACTCGGGCTGTGGAGCTGAGCCCGGAGAATGTGAAGGCGTTTTGTACGCTCGGAGAGTGCTACGAGGGGAAGAAGATGACGGAAGAGGCCAGGACGGCCTACGAGGCGGCGCTGAAGGTCCAGCCCAGATTGAAAGTCGCGAGGGATGCTCTCGACCGTCTCGGTTCGAGTTAG